From Thunnus albacares chromosome 22, fThuAlb1.1, whole genome shotgun sequence, the proteins below share one genomic window:
- the kirrel1a gene encoding kin of IRRE-like protein 1a isoform X2, translating into MQRLLLLSLVLSFQTVWTARFSQEPADQSVVRGQRVILSCVVFNYSGIVQWTKDGLALGIGEDLRAWPRYRVLRVQELGQYNLEILSADLSDDSLYECQAPDAALRSRRAKLTVLIPPDDPVIDGGPEVLLNAGESYNLSCVSRGAKPPSMIEWLKDGLPVEGAVSATEVLQDRKRVTTRSYLPIHPIDTDTGRNYSCVATNLAVPTGKSTTVTLNVHHSPTVTLSIEPRSVLEGDRVTFTCQAHANPPIMGYRWAKGGVVLQGARESVFTTKADHSFFTEPVSCLVFNAVGKTNVSILVDVHFGPILLVEPQPKTVDVDSDVTLNCKWAGNPPLTLTWFKKGSNMVLSNSNQLYLKSVSQADAGQYVCKAIVPRIGVGETEVTLTVNGPPIISSDPVQYAVRGERGEVKCYIASTPPPDKIVWAWKENVWEKEKGTLLERYTVEQSKPSAEGGGVLSTLTINNVMESDFLSTYNCTAWNAFGPGTMIITLEETEEVPVGIIAGGTVGSTILLFIFLLVLVLIFYRQRKGSRRGVTLGKPDIKVETINKETHSLEEDSGSVSTASRMVKAMYSPFKDDIELKSDLRSDTLDTRQEYDLKDPTNGYYNVRASTHDEGRPASRSTMHYSDYRSPTGTPGGAASISSSAGGSGATASGGAPGPPGPLTSPGRPQACYDPRPPSRLSHISYAQFNTFTRGGQSQQPPPNPAPAASDFPGDCSLLDSTSQLAYDNYGYPSHYQTYRMGFAPSSLAPLEAGPSYEMYGVGSGVGGPGVGVGPGVGPGVGPGGPAPSGSETGLGKYGSSTRFSYTSQHSDYSHSRHTQRMQTHV; encoded by the exons TGTGGACAGCAAGGTTCTCTCAGGAGCCGGCAGACCAGTCGGTGGTGCGGGGCCAGAGGGTGATCCTGTCCTGTGTTGTCTTCAACTACTCGGGCATTGTTCAGTGGACCAAAGATGGCCTGGCTCTGGGCATCGGAGAGGACCTGCGGG CCTGGCCCAGGTACCGCGTGCTACGTGTCCAGGAGTTGGGCCAGTACAACCTGGAGATCCTGTCAGCTGATCTGTCTGATGACTCCCTGTACGAGTGCCAGGCCCCTGATGCCGCCCTGAGGTCCAGGAGGGCCAAGCTCACCGTCCTCA TCCCCCCAGACGACCCGGTGATCGATGGGGGTCCGGAGGTGTTGCTGAATGCGGGGGAGTCCTACAACCTTAGCTGTGTGTCCCGAGGGGCTAAACCACCTTCGATGATCGAGTGGCTTAAAGATGGCCTGCCTGTAGAGGGGGCTGTCAGTGCCACC GAGGTGCTTCAAGACAGGAAGAGGGTGACCACGCGTAGCTACCTGCCCATCCATCCCATCGACACTGACACTGGGAGGAACTACAGCTGTGTGGCCACCAACCTGGCTGTTCCCACCGGCAAAAGCACAACTGTCACCCTCAACGTGCACC aTTCACCAACAGTGACCTTGTCCATTGAGCCTCGCTCTGTCCTGGAGGGGGACAGAGTCACTTTCACCTGCCAGGCTCACGCCAACCCTCCTATTATGGGCTACAG GTGGGCTAAGGGTGGTGTGGTGCTCCAGGGTGCCAGGGAGAGCGTGTTCACAACCAAGGCCGACCACTCCTTCTTCACCGAGCCCGTCTCTTGTCTGGTTTTCAACGCCGTGGGAAAGACCAACGTCAGCATCCTTGTAGACGTTCACT TCGGTCCGATCCTGTTGGTGGAACCTCAGCCAAAAACCGTAGATGTTGACTCTGATGTCACCCTTAACTGCAAATGGGCTGGAAACCCTCCACTCACACTCACCTGGTTCAAAAAAGGTTCAAACATG GTTCTGAGTAACAGCAACCAGCTGTATCTGAAGTCAGTGAGCCAGGCGGATGCCGGCCAGTATGTATGTAAGGCCATCGTCCCACGGATTGGAGTAGGAGAGACTGAGGTCACGCTCACCGTCAACG GTCCTCCTATCATCTCCAGTGATCCGGTCCAGTATGcggtgagaggagagaggggagaggtgAAATGCTACATAGCAAGTACACCTCCTCCAGATAAGATT GTGTGGGCGTGGAAGGAGAATGTGtgggagaaggagaaggggaCGTTGCTGGAGAGGTacacagtggagcagagcaaACCATCAGCCGAGGGCGGTGGCGTCCTCTCAACCCTCACCATCAACAACGTGATGGAGTCCGACTTCCTGTCCACCTACAACTGCACGGCCTGGAACGCGTTCGGGCCAGGCACCATGATCATCACACTGGAGGAGACTG AGGAGGTCCCAGTGGGGATAATAGCTGGTGGGACAGTGGGCTCAACCATCCTCTTGTTCATCTTTCTGCTAGTCCTCGTTCTTATCTTCTACCGGCAGCGCAAAGGCA GTCGGCGCGGGGTCACGCTGGGTAAGCCCGACATCAAGGTGGAGACGATAAACAAGGAGACCCACAGCTTAGAGGAGGACTCCGGCAGCGTGTCCACGGCTTCGCGCATGGTCAAGGCCATGTACTCG CCCTTTAAAGATGACATAGAGCTCAAGTCTGACCTCCGCAGTGACACCCTGGACACCCGCCAGGAATATGATCTAAAG gACCCCACTAATGGCTACTATAACGTGCGCGCCTCCACCCACGACGAAGGCCGCCCTGCCTCCCGCTCCACCATGCACTACTCTGACTACCGCTCCCCCACAGGGACACCAGGGGGAGCTGCATCAATTAGCAGCAGCGCCGGTGGCTCGGGAGCCACAGCCAGCGGAGGAGCGCCCGGTCCACCGGGTCCCCTCACCTCCCCTGGCCGCCCGCAGGCTTGCTATGACCCTCGACCCCCCTCCAGACTGTCTCACATCAGCTACGCCCAGTTCAACACCTTCACCCGTGGGGGCCAGAGCCAACAGCCTCCGCCCAACCCCGCCCCTGCAGCCAGCGACTTCCCAGGAGACTGCAGCCTCCTGGACTCCACTTCCCAGCTGGCCTACGACAACTATGGATACCCCTCGCATTACCAGACCTACCGCATGGGTTTCGCCCCATCCAGCCTGGCACCACTGGAGGCTGGCCCATCTTATGAGATGTACGGGGTTGGATCCGGGGTAGGGGGCCCTGGGGTTGGCGTGGGTCCTGGGGTGGGTCCCGGGGTGGGTCCCGGGGGTCCGGCTCCCTCGGGATCAGAGACTGGACTAGGGAAGTACGGCAGCTCCACTCGCTTCTCCTACACCTCTCAACACTCTGACTACTCCCACAGccgacacacacagaggatgcAGACTCacgtgtga
- the kirrel1a gene encoding kin of IRRE-like protein 1a isoform X1, with protein MQRLLLLSLVLSFQTVWTARFSQEPADQSVVRGQRVILSCVVFNYSGIVQWTKDGLALGIGEDLRAWPRYRVLRVQELGQYNLEILSADLSDDSLYECQAPDAALRSRRAKLTVLIPPDDPVIDGGPEVLLNAGESYNLSCVSRGAKPPSMIEWLKDGLPVEGAVSATEVLQDRKRVTTRSYLPIHPIDTDTGRNYSCVATNLAVPTGKSTTVTLNVHHSPTVTLSIEPRSVLEGDRVTFTCQAHANPPIMGYRWAKGGVVLQGARESVFTTKADHSFFTEPVSCLVFNAVGKTNVSILVDVHFGPILLVEPQPKTVDVDSDVTLNCKWAGNPPLTLTWFKKGSNMVLSNSNQLYLKSVSQADAGQYVCKAIVPRIGVGETEVTLTVNGPPIISSDPVQYAVRGERGEVKCYIASTPPPDKIVWAWKENVWEKEKGTLLERYTVEQSKPSAEGGGVLSTLTINNVMESDFLSTYNCTAWNAFGPGTMIITLEETEEVPVGIIAGGTVGSTILLFIFLLVLVLIFYRQRKGSRRGVTLGKPDIKVETINKETHSLEEDSGSVSTASRMVKAMYSFLPSVSFSPSNQPFKDDIELKSDLRSDTLDTRQEYDLKDPTNGYYNVRASTHDEGRPASRSTMHYSDYRSPTGTPGGAASISSSAGGSGATASGGAPGPPGPLTSPGRPQACYDPRPPSRLSHISYAQFNTFTRGGQSQQPPPNPAPAASDFPGDCSLLDSTSQLAYDNYGYPSHYQTYRMGFAPSSLAPLEAGPSYEMYGVGSGVGGPGVGVGPGVGPGVGPGGPAPSGSETGLGKYGSSTRFSYTSQHSDYSHSRHTQRMQTHV; from the exons TGTGGACAGCAAGGTTCTCTCAGGAGCCGGCAGACCAGTCGGTGGTGCGGGGCCAGAGGGTGATCCTGTCCTGTGTTGTCTTCAACTACTCGGGCATTGTTCAGTGGACCAAAGATGGCCTGGCTCTGGGCATCGGAGAGGACCTGCGGG CCTGGCCCAGGTACCGCGTGCTACGTGTCCAGGAGTTGGGCCAGTACAACCTGGAGATCCTGTCAGCTGATCTGTCTGATGACTCCCTGTACGAGTGCCAGGCCCCTGATGCCGCCCTGAGGTCCAGGAGGGCCAAGCTCACCGTCCTCA TCCCCCCAGACGACCCGGTGATCGATGGGGGTCCGGAGGTGTTGCTGAATGCGGGGGAGTCCTACAACCTTAGCTGTGTGTCCCGAGGGGCTAAACCACCTTCGATGATCGAGTGGCTTAAAGATGGCCTGCCTGTAGAGGGGGCTGTCAGTGCCACC GAGGTGCTTCAAGACAGGAAGAGGGTGACCACGCGTAGCTACCTGCCCATCCATCCCATCGACACTGACACTGGGAGGAACTACAGCTGTGTGGCCACCAACCTGGCTGTTCCCACCGGCAAAAGCACAACTGTCACCCTCAACGTGCACC aTTCACCAACAGTGACCTTGTCCATTGAGCCTCGCTCTGTCCTGGAGGGGGACAGAGTCACTTTCACCTGCCAGGCTCACGCCAACCCTCCTATTATGGGCTACAG GTGGGCTAAGGGTGGTGTGGTGCTCCAGGGTGCCAGGGAGAGCGTGTTCACAACCAAGGCCGACCACTCCTTCTTCACCGAGCCCGTCTCTTGTCTGGTTTTCAACGCCGTGGGAAAGACCAACGTCAGCATCCTTGTAGACGTTCACT TCGGTCCGATCCTGTTGGTGGAACCTCAGCCAAAAACCGTAGATGTTGACTCTGATGTCACCCTTAACTGCAAATGGGCTGGAAACCCTCCACTCACACTCACCTGGTTCAAAAAAGGTTCAAACATG GTTCTGAGTAACAGCAACCAGCTGTATCTGAAGTCAGTGAGCCAGGCGGATGCCGGCCAGTATGTATGTAAGGCCATCGTCCCACGGATTGGAGTAGGAGAGACTGAGGTCACGCTCACCGTCAACG GTCCTCCTATCATCTCCAGTGATCCGGTCCAGTATGcggtgagaggagagaggggagaggtgAAATGCTACATAGCAAGTACACCTCCTCCAGATAAGATT GTGTGGGCGTGGAAGGAGAATGTGtgggagaaggagaaggggaCGTTGCTGGAGAGGTacacagtggagcagagcaaACCATCAGCCGAGGGCGGTGGCGTCCTCTCAACCCTCACCATCAACAACGTGATGGAGTCCGACTTCCTGTCCACCTACAACTGCACGGCCTGGAACGCGTTCGGGCCAGGCACCATGATCATCACACTGGAGGAGACTG AGGAGGTCCCAGTGGGGATAATAGCTGGTGGGACAGTGGGCTCAACCATCCTCTTGTTCATCTTTCTGCTAGTCCTCGTTCTTATCTTCTACCGGCAGCGCAAAGGCA GTCGGCGCGGGGTCACGCTGGGTAAGCCCGACATCAAGGTGGAGACGATAAACAAGGAGACCCACAGCTTAGAGGAGGACTCCGGCAGCGTGTCCACGGCTTCGCGCATGGTCAAGGCCATGTACTCG TTTCTCCCCTCTGTGTCCTTCTCTCCCTCCAATCAGCCCTTTAAAGATGACATAGAGCTCAAGTCTGACCTCCGCAGTGACACCCTGGACACCCGCCAGGAATATGATCTAAAG gACCCCACTAATGGCTACTATAACGTGCGCGCCTCCACCCACGACGAAGGCCGCCCTGCCTCCCGCTCCACCATGCACTACTCTGACTACCGCTCCCCCACAGGGACACCAGGGGGAGCTGCATCAATTAGCAGCAGCGCCGGTGGCTCGGGAGCCACAGCCAGCGGAGGAGCGCCCGGTCCACCGGGTCCCCTCACCTCCCCTGGCCGCCCGCAGGCTTGCTATGACCCTCGACCCCCCTCCAGACTGTCTCACATCAGCTACGCCCAGTTCAACACCTTCACCCGTGGGGGCCAGAGCCAACAGCCTCCGCCCAACCCCGCCCCTGCAGCCAGCGACTTCCCAGGAGACTGCAGCCTCCTGGACTCCACTTCCCAGCTGGCCTACGACAACTATGGATACCCCTCGCATTACCAGACCTACCGCATGGGTTTCGCCCCATCCAGCCTGGCACCACTGGAGGCTGGCCCATCTTATGAGATGTACGGGGTTGGATCCGGGGTAGGGGGCCCTGGGGTTGGCGTGGGTCCTGGGGTGGGTCCCGGGGTGGGTCCCGGGGGTCCGGCTCCCTCGGGATCAGAGACTGGACTAGGGAAGTACGGCAGCTCCACTCGCTTCTCCTACACCTCTCAACACTCTGACTACTCCCACAGccgacacacacagaggatgcAGACTCacgtgtga